The following proteins come from a genomic window of Coriobacteriia bacterium:
- a CDS encoding ABC transporter permease subunit, producing MNIFLREIMTYRKSALTWAGSLGAIALAFMAMYPAFSADVEGLYAVLENFPEAIRALVNISAETFLSVLGFYGYLLGFAVLAAAIQAMNLGVGVISKEVTDKTADFLISKPVSRSRIVTAKLTAALSVILFTNVVFVAISYLAVSISTTEAFSSQALLLLASTMLFVQLFFFALGALFSVTVPKIKSVIAVSLPTVFAFYIIGVIGDVLDNVEVRWLSPFRYFDPAYIITNKSFETEYLLLTVVFVVAALVATYVIFLKKDIRAAA from the coding sequence ATGAACATATTCCTCCGAGAGATCATGACCTACCGGAAGTCAGCGCTCACCTGGGCAGGTTCGCTCGGGGCGATCGCGCTGGCTTTCATGGCGATGTATCCGGCGTTCTCTGCCGACGTCGAGGGCCTCTACGCGGTGTTGGAGAACTTCCCGGAGGCCATCCGCGCACTGGTCAACATCTCGGCCGAGACGTTCCTGTCGGTACTCGGCTTCTATGGCTACCTGCTCGGCTTCGCAGTCCTGGCCGCAGCGATACAGGCCATGAACCTCGGGGTCGGTGTGATCTCCAAGGAAGTCACCGACAAGACCGCGGACTTCCTCATCTCGAAGCCGGTGTCCCGGTCGCGGATCGTCACCGCCAAGCTGACGGCGGCGCTTTCGGTCATCCTGTTCACGAACGTGGTCTTCGTCGCGATCTCATACCTTGCGGTCTCGATCTCGACAACGGAGGCGTTCTCTTCACAGGCGCTGCTTCTGCTCGCGTCGACCATGCTGTTCGTGCAGCTCTTCTTCTTCGCACTGGGAGCGCTCTTCTCGGTGACCGTCCCCAAGATCAAGTCGGTGATCGCCGTGTCCCTGCCGACGGTCTTCGCTTTCTACATCATCGGGGTGATCGGCGACGTCCTCGACAATGTCGAGGTTCGCTGGCTGTCGCCCTTCAGGTACTTCGACCCCGCCTACATCATCACGAACAAGAGTTTCGAGACCGAGTATCTCCTGCTCACGGTGGTGTTCGTCGTCGCGGCACTCGTCGCGACCTACGTGATCTTTCTGAAGAAGGACATCCGCGCGGCTGCATAG
- a CDS encoding ABC transporter permease translates to MSIYTDALRDGWAVLTSGSMNVWAIVVTSLQVSGTATAIALLIGIPIGLVVGLKRFVGRRAALIIFNSGMGLPPVFVGLIVAMTLSRRGPLGDLGLLYSKPAMVIAQLIIATPIIMAITAAAVSAVPRELQLQARSLGARGWRIAALVLKESRMGLIAAVAGGFGAIISEVGAVQMVGGNLRGETRVMTTAIVQYTRMGRYGPALALALVLMTIVIAVNVILTGLQTSAEKWERQ, encoded by the coding sequence ATGAGCATCTACACGGACGCGCTGCGGGACGGGTGGGCGGTTCTCACCTCGGGATCCATGAACGTGTGGGCGATCGTCGTCACCTCCCTGCAGGTATCGGGGACGGCGACGGCGATCGCCCTTCTCATCGGGATACCGATCGGGCTGGTCGTCGGCTTGAAGCGGTTCGTCGGCAGGCGCGCCGCACTGATCATCTTCAACTCGGGCATGGGCCTGCCCCCCGTCTTCGTGGGCCTCATCGTCGCGATGACTCTCTCCCGCAGAGGCCCGCTTGGCGATCTCGGGCTGCTCTACAGCAAACCGGCCATGGTGATAGCGCAGCTCATCATCGCAACCCCCATCATCATGGCGATCACAGCGGCGGCCGTCTCCGCGGTACCTCGGGAACTGCAGCTACAGGCACGCTCGCTCGGCGCGCGGGGCTGGCGCATCGCAGCGCTCGTGCTCAAGGAGTCGCGCATGGGGCTGATCGCAGCCGTGGCGGGCGGCTTCGGCGCCATCATCTCCGAGGTCGGCGCCGTTCAGATGGTCGGCGGGAACCTTCGCGGTGAGACACGCGTCATGACGACAGCCATCGTCCAGTACACGCGCATGGGGCGCTACGGTCCCGCACTCGCGTTGGCGCTCGTGCTGATGACCATCGTGATCGCGGTCAATGTCATCCTCACCGGGCTGCAGACCTCGGCGGAGAAGTGGGAACGTCAGTGA
- a CDS encoding substrate-binding domain-containing protein, producing MRTLEQLICSTIREEIDVRYVREASWRRLAIVGFVLVLALGLAACGETTDTAEPPAEPTNVVLSSTTSTEDSGLFDELIPAFEAANPEYKVQVIAVGTGEALELGRTKDADVLLVHATADEEVFVEEGYGIERADVMYNDFIIVGPASDPAGIKGAADIEAAMTAIQKAGDEGKTKFFSRGDDSGTHKKELQLWPAAGVEPTPTPETDDWYEETGQGMGDTLKIASEEQAYTMADRATYLSMRDALDLEILFEKDPTLLNQYGTIVVTEAKNQAGGQAFWDWVLGDEAQKLIGEFGVEEFGEPLFVPNAK from the coding sequence GTGCGCACGCTGGAGCAGCTCATCTGCTCCACGATTCGAGAGGAGATCGATGTGCGATACGTGAGAGAAGCGTCTTGGAGGCGCTTGGCCATAGTGGGGTTCGTGCTCGTCTTGGCACTGGGCCTCGCCGCCTGTGGCGAGACGACAGACACCGCGGAGCCACCGGCCGAGCCAACGAACGTGGTTCTGTCATCGACCACCTCGACGGAGGACTCAGGGCTTTTTGACGAACTGATTCCCGCGTTCGAAGCGGCTAACCCTGAGTACAAAGTGCAGGTTATCGCCGTAGGCACAGGCGAGGCCCTTGAGCTGGGTCGGACAAAGGATGCGGATGTTCTTCTGGTTCACGCAACCGCTGATGAAGAGGTGTTCGTCGAGGAAGGCTATGGCATCGAGCGTGCGGACGTCATGTACAATGACTTCATCATCGTGGGTCCTGCCTCCGACCCGGCTGGCATCAAGGGCGCGGCGGACATCGAGGCGGCGATGACGGCGATCCAGAAGGCTGGCGACGAGGGCAAGACGAAGTTCTTCTCTCGCGGCGATGACTCCGGTACCCACAAGAAGGAACTCCAGTTGTGGCCTGCGGCCGGCGTTGAGCCCACGCCGACCCCTGAGACCGATGATTGGTACGAAGAGACCGGACAGGGCATGGGTGACACGCTCAAGATCGCCTCTGAGGAACAGGCCTACACGATGGCCGACCGCGCGACGTACCTCTCAATGAGGGACGCGCTCGACCTCGAAATCCTGTTTGAGAAGGATCCTACGCTTCTGAATCAGTACGGCACCATCGTCGTCACTGAGGCAAAGAACCAAGCGGGCGGCCAGGCGTTCTGGGACTGGGTGCTTGGCGACGAGGCTCAGAAGCTGATTGGCGAGTTCGGCGTTGAAGAGTTCGGCGAGCCGCTGTTCGTACCGAACGCGAAGTAG
- a CDS encoding Fic family protein: protein MTSSNRSGRYVGQIQGYSAFIPADLPPSPPVLLDEQAQHLLSEADLSLGRLDGAIRTLPDVDQFTLMYIRKEAVLSSRIEGTRSSLDDVLRDEAGVPGTRPADIGEVRNYVAAMNHGLALLSELPVSVRLIREVHRVLLSNVRGAEQHPGEIRTSQNWIGFAGATLAQASFVPPPPDEVGPALSRLEQFIHADAPMPFLVKTALVHAQFETIHPFLDGNGRVGRLLLTLLLCERGLLSRPVLYLSEYFAMNQLRYYDLLQGVHDRGEWEEWVSFYLRGVSDVAKRSAETAHSILELREAHRSLIATELGRGAASGLALLERLYSEPILSVNAVSGATSLTYRAAADLVEHFVQLGFLEEITGQARNRQFRYTPYVDIFEKQ from the coding sequence ATGACTTCATCAAACCGCTCGGGTCGATACGTGGGGCAGATCCAGGGCTACAGCGCCTTCATTCCGGCTGACCTTCCGCCGTCGCCCCCCGTTCTCCTCGACGAACAGGCGCAACACCTGCTGTCGGAAGCAGACCTCTCTCTCGGCCGCCTGGACGGAGCGATCCGAACGTTGCCGGACGTGGATCAGTTCACACTCATGTACATCCGCAAAGAGGCGGTGCTCTCCAGCCGAATCGAAGGGACAAGGAGCAGCCTGGACGATGTCCTCCGCGACGAAGCCGGGGTACCGGGCACACGCCCGGCCGACATCGGCGAGGTGCGAAACTATGTCGCCGCAATGAACCATGGGCTCGCGCTCCTGTCGGAGCTGCCGGTGTCCGTTCGGCTGATTCGCGAAGTGCACCGTGTTCTTCTCTCGAACGTTCGGGGCGCGGAGCAGCATCCGGGCGAGATACGAACGAGCCAGAACTGGATCGGATTTGCCGGTGCGACACTCGCGCAAGCTAGCTTCGTCCCTCCTCCGCCGGACGAAGTCGGCCCGGCATTATCGCGGCTCGAACAGTTCATTCACGCTGATGCGCCGATGCCGTTCCTCGTGAAGACCGCTCTGGTCCACGCGCAGTTTGAGACGATTCACCCATTCCTTGATGGAAACGGTCGCGTAGGTCGTCTGCTACTGACCCTGCTGCTCTGCGAACGGGGGCTGCTGTCGAGACCGGTGCTCTACCTCTCCGAGTACTTCGCCATGAACCAGCTCAGGTACTACGACCTGTTGCAGGGCGTCCACGACCGGGGCGAGTGGGAGGAATGGGTGAGTTTCTACCTGCGCGGAGTGAGCGACGTGGCGAAGCGCTCGGCCGAAACCGCCCATTCCATACTTGAACTCCGCGAAGCACACCGCAGCCTTATTGCGACCGAACTAGGGCGTGGCGCAGCAAGCGGACTGGCGCTGCTCGAGCGCCTGTACTCGGAGCCCATACTTAGCGTGAATGCGGTCTCGGGGGCAACGTCGTTAACCTATCGCGCCGCCGCCGACCTGGTGGAGCACTTCGTGCAGCTCGGCTTCCTCGAGGAGATCACCGGTCAGGCACGCAACCGCCAGTTCCGCTACACACCCTACGTCGACATCTTCGAGAAGCAGTAG
- a CDS encoding ABC transporter permease subunit: MNVFLRELKSHRWGLLFWSIGIVVMVYSGMAKFAAYDAAGQSVVEIMDELPTAIRVIFGLEGFDLTTALGFYGILFLYLAVMGAVHAVLLGSQLIAKEERDRTSEFLFAKPASRNRVITGKLSAGLVMVIAFNLVTLASSLYFVDYFSTDEAFAEEMLVLMTGLLFVQLIFFSIGALVAGTSHRPKAAASRATSIMFFTYLLYYAVNLNESWGFLGYFTPFKYFDAAALIADGLDPFFIGLSAIIIGVAVFGTYRFYSARDLTI, translated from the coding sequence ATGAACGTATTCCTGCGTGAACTGAAGTCACATCGGTGGGGGCTGCTGTTCTGGTCCATCGGCATCGTGGTCATGGTCTACTCCGGCATGGCGAAGTTCGCGGCCTATGATGCTGCCGGACAGTCGGTAGTCGAGATCATGGACGAGCTTCCCACGGCGATCCGGGTGATCTTTGGTCTGGAAGGCTTCGACCTGACTACGGCTCTGGGCTTCTACGGGATACTCTTCTTGTACCTCGCAGTCATGGGAGCCGTGCACGCGGTGCTTCTCGGCTCGCAGCTGATCGCGAAGGAGGAACGGGACCGCACCTCTGAGTTTCTCTTCGCCAAGCCTGCGTCGCGAAATAGAGTGATTACCGGCAAGCTCTCCGCGGGTCTTGTCATGGTGATCGCCTTCAACCTTGTGACGCTCGCCTCATCGCTCTACTTCGTCGACTACTTCAGTACCGACGAGGCGTTCGCCGAAGAGATGCTCGTGTTGATGACCGGCCTACTGTTCGTACAGCTGATCTTCTTCTCGATCGGTGCGCTGGTGGCGGGCACCAGTCATCGGCCCAAGGCCGCCGCCTCGCGGGCGACCTCGATCATGTTCTTCACGTACTTGCTCTACTACGCGGTCAACCTGAACGAGAGCTGGGGCTTCTTGGGCTACTTCACGCCGTTCAAGTACTTCGACGCCGCCGCACTCATCGCCGACGGACTCGACCCGTTCTTCATCGGGCTGTCCGCCATCATCATCGGCGTCGCGGTGTTCGGGACGTATCGCTTCTACTCCGCGCGAGACCTCACGATCTGA
- a CDS encoding ABC transporter ATP-binding protein → MSEPLSVSGTNLTRRFKKGDFALDVPFIEAPAGRTLALLGPSGSGKTTLLQLLGLLDRPDAGEVRLGGERVTPADRAAVLSMAAVFQRPYLFKGSVRANVEYGLSIRGVPRARRGAAISSALARVGLAGYEDRSALQLSGGEAQRVSLARALVVEPQVLLVDEPLASLDPLLKRKLTHDFATILRAEGVTVIYVTHDQDEALVVADSVAIMNRGRIVVHGPTEEIAGLAEDEWTASFLGVEPAAKGIVTASSGGLFQVSIGDASIAVVGEAPVDTAVLISVRPEDVILVESGAGLPPLSARNLLEATILELELYGATVRVTLQVGHERLAASVSRAASADLGLQTGMQVRAMFKASAVRWRRA, encoded by the coding sequence GTGAGTGAGCCACTCTCCGTTTCCGGCACGAACCTCACCCGGCGCTTCAAGAAGGGCGACTTCGCGCTCGATGTACCTTTCATCGAGGCTCCCGCCGGTCGCACGCTCGCCCTGCTCGGGCCTTCCGGCTCCGGCAAGACCACCCTGTTACAGCTGCTCGGGCTACTCGACCGACCTGATGCTGGCGAAGTGCGCCTGGGCGGAGAGCGAGTCACACCTGCCGACCGCGCTGCGGTGCTCTCCATGGCCGCGGTATTCCAGCGCCCGTATCTCTTCAAGGGCTCTGTCCGCGCCAACGTCGAGTACGGCCTGTCGATCCGCGGCGTGCCTCGAGCACGGCGCGGCGCGGCGATCTCGTCGGCGCTCGCACGCGTGGGGCTGGCCGGGTACGAGGATCGCAGTGCCCTCCAACTGTCGGGCGGAGAGGCGCAGAGAGTCTCGCTTGCCCGCGCCTTGGTCGTAGAGCCGCAGGTGCTGCTCGTCGACGAACCGCTCGCATCGCTCGATCCGTTGTTGAAGCGCAAACTGACGCACGACTTCGCCACCATCTTGCGAGCGGAGGGCGTGACCGTCATCTACGTCACTCATGATCAGGACGAAGCGCTGGTGGTGGCCGACAGTGTCGCGATCATGAATCGGGGCCGCATCGTTGTGCACGGACCCACAGAGGAGATCGCGGGTTTGGCCGAGGACGAATGGACGGCTTCGTTCCTCGGCGTCGAGCCGGCCGCCAAGGGCATCGTCACCGCTTCATCGGGCGGGCTGTTCCAAGTGTCGATCGGAGATGCTTCGATCGCCGTAGTCGGTGAGGCGCCTGTGGACACTGCAGTCCTCATCTCGGTGCGGCCTGAAGACGTAATCCTCGTCGAGAGCGGCGCTGGACTGCCGCCCCTGAGCGCTCGCAATCTGCTCGAAGCGACCATCCTGGAGCTAGAACTCTACGGAGCCACGGTGCGAGTCACGCTCCAAGTGGGCCACGAACGCCTGGCCGCTTCAGTGTCCCGCGCAGCCAGCGCCGATCTTGGCCTGCAAACGGGTATGCAGGTGCGTGCGATGTTCAAGGCATCGGCTGTTCGCTGGCGACGCGCATAG